Proteins encoded together in one Hevea brasiliensis isolate MT/VB/25A 57/8 chromosome 16, ASM3005281v1, whole genome shotgun sequence window:
- the LOC110656110 gene encoding uncharacterized protein LOC110656110 — MASCKSYGQKQLVSERGLSLGSMHGVVGLKFSSLINSDLTWKKVAKGNRTSSRRARNSVSRSWNTSEDLIKMDSNTMDLSFSESEKLGVSVLGCRFSENADHVPLKKRKLMFRSPSPPLRAPSQHLEENEKLLRSPPEVIDYAASASDLGQTVDTEHDDEEKNLERESKQLDEMEDFSGIFILAAAACRDSLGEVDHVEEGSEVELSYICEGSSMKNQLYPLSKRDVKDDLSSAKVSSQETGSSISVVHAEGVSASLRMHITSTDGILQASNVHNKSMGDCSMAVVEDHLNKKFEETDGVHGFSSQDDRFFWDLNTSMDAWPCPFDNQCADSNISDGITEDVDGGNCSSMIESSESGSMKWGIGNSRCHIETKLPPADPGGIVHKEQISNIKELKLDSGTDIEGNSCSQEKLSSSVSIDGATVSVERNKSALAQYLTFSSTGNSKSLSPHQIAWLNSSEHNPNPFKSNQSLSTFIPKAICDVASADVTSAKNEGGCGSIACETISSGLQVERVELAPCVTSSVNTNCKTDVLNEDTKGAKDNSLSQFNEVGFLPSSCIGVENQTSGEFALDSKVPCGNVCELDETDNLMHKENEKLVTKSSEMSKALLHAHSDAYWNNSKDIVNSFDKMAVEEPSDNGYNSDFSHDVHACVKASRLEVDYDSQYEDGEVRESVEHNWREYYGEDMEAQHVDYDSDSDNLGSGAEKIMTNTQGMDFKTCLSRLRGKDGINIGKTGGNNYSKSKIGNDEEITEGRTCTMKDDRRIWARNDSVGKNIHADGAVGLDTVDQTRVAESRTFRRELCSHIEEGAFHDERIRRDRGRYALDPYARGEGDDRLIDSRASSRGIKHHLSTKYRVPMSFHHLGPAKGLHHRVTRSRSPDARDEALSMRRRIRPSRNPSPGWHVTLGRGRYMRYGLQAEGRDPRSRYRGFEVDDRCHSSMAHSHPLAKRKRSFSPIKRRRDHRVHRSHSKSSSRSRSQSSGSVNPFVRCRSKSPNFRSAVRMQRMRSPDRRRPGLSVGHVGGCRPAQRNHCSPPRNTRWVVDRKDSVFHLRERSYDTRSSLGRRSMGRFAQLDDRFVFVDSSRSFRSMHPRRFTEMSGGGGGSLRYEESDDDRGKHRYRYGSAHPAKQNDMDGPVKRFRCNDAEGYSSRYRDVPDFFGKDTPTCHGRSIDSQIGDISGKFREDRGPFTYIREGKYDVDLKSSRVQEGDNEMTSRRCS, encoded by the exons ATGGCTTCCTGCAAAAGTTATGGTCAGAAGCAGTTGGTTAGTGAGAGAGGATTATCATTGGGTAGTATGCATGGTGTTGTAGGTCTGAAATTCTCTAGCCTTATCAACTCTGATTTGACTTGGAAGAAGGTTGCAAAAGGCAACAGGACTTCGTCAAGGCGAGCTAGGAACTCTGTTTCTAGAAGCTGGAACACTAGTGAGGATCTGATAAAAATGGATTCCAACACTATGGACTTGTCATTTTCTGAATCTGAGAAG CTTGGAGTAAGTGTTCTTGGGTGCCGCTTCAGTGAGAACGCCGACCATGTGCCTCTAAAGAAAAGGAAATTAATGTTCAGATCACCCTCTCCACCACTTAGAGCCCCATCTCAACATCTTGAAGAAAATGAAAAGCTCCTAAGAAGTCCACCTGAGGTAATTGATTATGCTGCTTCTGCAAGTGACTTGGGCCAAACTGTTGATACTGAGCATGATGACGAGGAGAAGAACTTGGAGAGGGAGAGTAAACAACTTGATGAAATGGAAGACTTCTCAGGTATCTTCATACTTGCTGCTGCTGCCTGCCGTGATAGTTTGGGAGAAGTTGATCATGTTGAGGAGGGTTCTGAAGTTGAATTATCTTATATCTGTGAAGGCTCCTCAATGAAAAATCAATTGTATCCTCTGTCAAAGAGAGATGTTAAAGATGACCTTAGTTCTGCCAAAGTTTCAAGTCAAGAAACTGGTTCCTCCATTTCTGTAGTACATGCAGAAGGGGTTTCTGCCTCTTTAAGAATGCACATTACTTCTACAGATGGTATATTGCAGGCAAGTAATGTTCACAATAAGTCTATGGGGGATTGTTCTATGGCAGTAGTAGAGGATCACTTAAACAAGAAGTTTGAGGAGACAGATGGAGTGCATGGGTTTTCTTCGCAAGATGATCGTTTCTTTTGGGATTTGAATACTTCAATGGATGCATGGCCATGCCCTTTTGATAATCAATGTGCGGACTCTAACATTTCAGATGGCATCACTGAAGATGTGGATGGTGGTAATTGTAGTAGCATGATTGAAAGCTCAGAAAGTGGGAGCATGAAATGGGGAATTGGAAATAGTAGATGTCATATTGAAACGAAACTGCCACCAGCAGACCCTGGAGGGATAGTTCACAAGGAACAAATTTCAAACATAAAGGAGCTTAAATTGGATTCAGGGACTGATATTGAAGGGAATAGTTGCTCACAAGAGAAATTGTCTTCTTCTGTTTCAATTGATGGTGCTACTGTGTCTGTTGAAAGGAACAAAAGTGCTTTAGCCCAATATTTAACTTTTAGCTCTACTGGGAATAGCAAAAGCTTATCTCCACATCAAATTGCATGGTTGAATTCAAGTGAACATAACCCTAATCCCTTTAAATCTAACCAATCTCTGAGCACTTTTATTCCCAAGGCAATCTGTGATGTGGCATCCGCTGATGTTACTTCTGCAAAGAATGAAGGTGGTTGTGGGTCTATTGCATGTGAAACTATTTCCTCTGGTTTGCAGGTTGAGAGGGTGGAGCTTGCTCCTTGTGTTACTTCTTCTGTTAATACCAACTGCAAGACTGATGTTTTAAATGAAGATACTAAGGGTGCCAAAGATAATTCTCTTTCTCAATTTAATGAAGTTGGATTTCTTCCATCTTCTTGTATAGGTGTTGAGAACCAAACCTCCGGTGAGTTTGCTCTGGATTCAAAGGTGCCATGTGGCAATGTTTGTGAGCTTGATGAAACTGATAATTTAATGCATAAGGAAAATGAGAAACTCGTGACAAAGTCTTCAGAAATGTCTAAAGCATTGTTACATGCTCATTCTGATGCATACTGGAACAACTCTAAGGATATTGTAAATAGTTTTGATAAGATGGCTGTTGAAGAACCTTCTGACAATGGTTATAATTCTGATTTTTCTCATGATGTTCATGCTTGTGTGAAAGCAAGTAGGCTTGAGGTGGATTATGATTCTCAGTATGAAGATGGAGAAGTAAGGGAATCTGTGGAGCATAATTGGCGAGAATATTATGGCGAGGATATGGAAGCCCAACATGTGGATTATGATTCTGACAGTGATAATTTGGGTTCTGGTGCTGAAAAAATTATGACAAATACACAGGGAATGGATTTCAAAACTTGTTTGAGTAGGTTGAGAGGAAAAGATGGTATCAACATAGGCAAAACTGGTGGTAACAATTACAGCAAATCTAAAATTGGTAATGACGAGGAGATTACAGAGGGCAGGACTTGTACTATGAAGGATGATAGGAGGATTTGGGCAAGAAATGATAGTGTCGGGAAAAATATTCATGCTGATGGTGCAGTTGGATTAGATACTGTAGATCAGACAAGGGTGGCAGAGTCGAGAACATTCAGAAGGGAGTTGTGTTCTCACATTGAGGAGGGAGCATTCCATGATGAACGCATTAGAAGAGACAG GGGTAGATATGCTCTGGATCCTTATGCGAGAGGTGAAGGAGATGATCGTTTGATTGATTCTCGAGCCAGCAGTAGGGGCATAAAGCACCATCTTTCAACTAAGTACCGTGTCCCAATGTCTTTTCATCACCTTGGGCCAGCAAAAGGGTTGCATCATCGTGTTACAAGAAGCAGGTCACCAGATGCTAGAGATGAGGCTCTTAGCATGCGTCGGCGTATTAGACCATCTAGGAACCCTAGTCCTGGTTGGCATGTGACTCTTGGCAGGGGCAGGTATATGAGATATGGTCTGCAAGCTGAAGGGAGAGACCCCAGGAGTAGGTACCGTGGTTTTGAAGTTGATGATCGCTGCCATTCTTCCATGGCACATTCACATCCTTTAgccaagagaaagagaagttttTCTCCAATTAAAAGAAGAAGGGATCATCGTGTACATCGATCTCACTCAAAATCTTCTTCAAGATCCAGAAGTCAATCTTCCGGCTCTGTCAATCCATTTGTTAGATGCCGAAGTAAATCCCCCAATTTTAGATCTGCTGTCAGAATGCAGAGAATGAGATCACCTGATCGGAGGCGGCCTGGTCTTTCAGTAGGTCATGTGGGGGGGTGTAGACCAGCACAAAGAAATCATTGTTCACCGCCTCGCAATACCCGATGGGTTGTTGATAGGAAGGATAGTGTTTTTCATCTTAGGGAACGGAGTTATGATACACGTTCTTCATTAGGCCGGAGATCAATGGGAAGATTTGCCCAACTGGATGACAGGTTTGTTTTTGTTGACTCTTCACGAAGCTTCAGGTCTATGCACCCAAGAAGATTCACGGAGATGAGTGGAGGTGGTGGAGGGAGTTTAAGGTATGAAGAGAGTGATGATGATAGGGGCAAGCATCGGTATAGATATGGGTCAGCTCATCCTGCGAAGCAAAATGACATGGATGGACCTGTGAAGCGATTTCGTTGTAATGATGCAGAGGGTTATAGTTCTCGTTATAGAGATGTTCCAGATTTCTTTGGCAAAGATACTCCTACGTGCCATGGCAGGAGTATTGATAGCCAAATTGGTGACATTTCAGGGAAGTTCAGGGAAGATAGAGGGCCATTTACATATATCAGAGAGGGGAAATATGATGTTGATTTGAAGTCATCTCGGGTGCAGGAAGGTGATAATGAGATGACTTCAAGGAGATGTTCTTAG
- the LOC110656111 gene encoding phosphoglycerate mutase-like protein AT74H, giving the protein MASLPLTFFPAFLGREPSSFNSIHCCKNPKETFELSSNGQLTFPEKNPLILYPTKIPPPRPRRIILVRHGESEGNVDESTYTRVPDPKIGLTQKGKAQAQETGKRIRQMIEKDGSDWKVYFYVSPYRRTLETLQNLARPFERTRIAGMREEPRLREQDFGNFQDREKMRVEKTLRILYGRFFYRFPNGESAADVYDRITGFRETLRADIDIGRFQPPGERSPNMNLVIVSHGLTLRVFLMRWYKWTVKQYEALHNFGNGGMIVMEKGYGGRYSLLMHHTEKELREFGLTDEMLIDQEWQKAARPGELNYDCPTMNSFFTHFDD; this is encoded by the exons ATGGCTTCACTTCCTCTAACCTTCTTCCCAGCATTTCTGGGGCGAGAGCCATCTAGTTTCAACTCTATCCATTGCTGTAAGAACCCAAAGGAAACATTTGAACTTTCTTCAAATGGGCAACTCACTTTTCCTGAAAAGAATCCTCTAATATTGTACCCAACTAAAATCCCACCTCCTAGGCCTCGCAGGATAATACTGGTTCGACATGGAGAAAGCGAAGGTAACGTTGATGAGAGTACCTACACAAGAGTTCCTGATCCAAAGATTGGACTCACACAGAAAGGCAAGGCACAAGCTCAAGAAACTGGGAAAAGAATTAGACAGATGATTGAGAAAGATGGTAGTGATTGGAAGGTCTACTTCTATGTGTCACCATATAGAAGGACCCTCGAAACATTGCAGAATTTGGCTCGACCATTTGAGCGTACAAGGATTGCTGGCATGAGAGAGGAGCCTCGTCTACGAGAACAAGATTTTG GGAATTTTCAGGACAGAGAGAAGATGCGAGTTGAGAAAACCCTTCGAATACTCTATGGGCGTTTCTTTTACCGATTTCCCAATGGAGAATCTGCAGCTGATGTTTATGATAGAATCACAG GATTCAGAGAAACACTGAGAGCAGACATTGATATCGGACGCTTTCAGCCACCAGGGGAACGAAGTCCAAATATGAACTTAGTGATAGTGTCTCATGGCCTCACATTGCGTGTTTTTCTAATGAGGTGGTACAAATGGACTGTGAAACAATACGAGGCACTCCACAACTTTGGCAATGGAGGAATGATAGTTATGGAAAAAGGTTATGGCGGAAG GTACAGCTTATTAATGCATCACACAGAAAAAGAGCTAAGGGAGTTTGGATTGACAGATGAAATGCTGATTGATCAAGAATG GCAAAAAGCAGCAAGACCAGGTGAACTAAACTATGATTGTCCTACCATGAATTCTTTCTTCACCCACTTTGATGATTAG
- the LOC110656112 gene encoding homeobox protein BEL1 homolog, translating into MAQKLCEDKSRNMVSSSSAGFCYTDVSSSNPPIQTHLGNQIQGFESNPEIFNLTTGVEMIGFSRNLQQQQSDSNTAAMWKSFFNKPGSNNSGGGGGGPSSSKTINESTSDFYPHEFNKQDFATGISETSNENLIVGPDSSAPWQEHRLLVDDSSLRCVFPCEGNERPSQGLSLSLSSSNPSSIGLQSFELRHTSNHQNHDNPQEEMRFMNSSSRDGFFGKSVANIQQQQMMQDGFLTRTANLHHQGQFQLRNSRYLGPAQQLLNEFCSLGTKQTDQPRPKPHKPKQWDDENGSASSSSSSRKQSLYSLEFMELQKRKTRLLSMLEEVERRYRHYCDQMKAVVSSFEAVAGAGAATVYSALASKAMSRHFRCLRDGILAQIQATKKAMGEKDPVAPGTTKGETPRLRVLDQALRQQRAVQQMTMMESHPWRPQRGLPERSVSVLRAWLFEHFLHPYPSDVDKHILARQTGLSRSQVSNWFINARVRLWKPMVEEMYLEETKEQDNNISSSDGVTDLEDNNGRPHPNPSSTDQKPTLDQLIRIDSECLSSIISNPDKNNDTSKGTKTFQNNHLHLQQQNFGAFGAVELDFSSYNHQTAGGVSYANNDHCANLNFNGGGVSLTLGLQQHGGSGVSLAFSPASQSSLFYPRDHIDDCPPVQYSLLDGEAQNLPYRNLMGAQLLHDLAG; encoded by the exons ATGGCTCAAAAACTGTGTGAAGATAAATCAAGGAACATGGTATCGTCATCATCAGCAGGATTTTGTTACACAGATGTTTCATCAAGTAACCCACCAATCCAAACCCATCTCGGGAACCAGATCCAAGGCTTTGAATCCAACCCGGAGATCTTCAACTTGACCACAGGCGTGGAGATGATAGGGTTTTCAAGAAATCTGCAACAGCAACAAAGTGACAGTAATACAGCTGCTATGTGGAAAAGTTTCTTTAACAAGCCAGGAAGCAACAACTctggtggtggtggcggtggtcCTTCTTCCTCCAAGACGATCAATGAGTCCACCAGTGATTTTTATCCGCACGAGTTCAACAAGCAGGACTTCGCAACTGGGATTTCGGAGACAAGTAATGAGAATCTAATAGTTGGACCTGACTCATCAGCCCCATGGCAGGAACATAGGTTGCTTGTTGATGACTCTTCTTTAAGGTGTGTGTTCCCTTGCGAAGGAAATGAGAGGCCAAGTCAAGGTCTTTCGCTCTCTCTTTCTTCAAGCAATCCTTCTAGTATTGGGTTGCAGTCTTTTGAACTCAGgcacacaagtaatcatcaaaatCATGATAATCCACAAGAAGAAATGAGGTTTATGAATTCAAGTTCTAGAGATGGCTTCTTTGGAAAATCTGTTGCTAATATTCAACAACAGCagatgatgcaagatgggttctTGACAAGAACTGCAAATTTGCATCATCAAGGGCAGTTCCAGCTTAGAAACTCAAGGTACCTGGGTCCTGCACAGCAGCTTTTGAACGAGTTCTGTAGCCTTGGGACAAAGCAAACTGATCAACCAAGGCCAAAGCCCCACAAGCCTAAACAGTGGGATGATGAAAATGGAAGTGCTAGTAGTAGTAGTTCTTCAAGAAAGCAATCTCTATACTCCCTTGAATTCATGGAATTGCAGAAGAGAAAAACAAGGCTGCTTTCAATGCTGGAAGAG GTAGAAAGAAGATACAGGCACTATTGTGATCAAATGAAGGCTGTGGTCTCATCCTTTGAAGCTGTGGCTGGTGCTGGGGCAGCTACGGTGTATTCAGCTTTAGCATCGAAGGCTATGTCAAGGCACTTCAGGTGTTTGAGAGATGGGATTTTAGCTCAAATTCAAGCCACCAAGAAAGCCATGGGAGAAAAAGATCCGGTTGCACCAGGCACGACTAAAGGAGAAACTCCAAGGCTAAGGGTTCTTGATCAAGCTCTAAGGCAACAAAGGGCTGTTCAGCAAATGACCATGATGGAAAGCCACCCATGGAGGCCCCAAAGAGGCCTACCAGAAAGATCTGTGTCTGTTCTTCGAGCTTGGCTATTTGAGCATTTTCTCCACCC GTACCCAAGTGATGTTGATAAACATATCCTAGCCCGCCAAACTGGCCTCTCAAGAAGCCAG GTATCCAATTGGTTCATCAATGCACGAGTTAGGCTGTGGAAACCCATGGTGGAAGAAATGTACTTAGAAGAAACAAAGGAGCAAGACAACAACATCTCCTCTTCTGATGGGGTTACTGATCTTGAAGACAATAATGGCCGGCCTCATCCAAATCCTTCCTCAACAGATCAAAAACCCACACTAGACCAACTCATTCGTATCGATTCAGAATGCCTCTCTTCAATTATCTCTAACCCAGATAAAAATAATGACACTTCAAAAGGCACTAAGACTTTCCAAAACAATCATTTGCATCTCCAACAGCAGAATTTTGGCGCCTTTGGTGCAGTCGAATTGGACTTTTCATCTTATAATCACCAAACAGCAGGTGGGGTTTCATATGCTAATAATGATCACTGTGCTAATCTGAACTTCAATGGTGGGGGAGTGTCATTGACATTAGGGTTGCAACAACATGGAGGGAGTGGTGTAAGCTTAGCATTCTCTCCGGCCTCTCAAAGCTCTCTATTTTACCCTAGAGACCACATTGATGATTGCCCACCGGTTCAATACTCACTTCTTGATGGAGAAGCACAGAATTTGCCTTACCGGAATTTGATGGGGGCTCAATTGCTGCATGACTTGGCTGGATGA
- the LOC110656113 gene encoding uncharacterized protein LOC110656113, which produces MKVTNQKDSEKIIWDHMRSPSGNHFSGPGSQTRILPKLMVWLILFVSLTYVAYTLKLVATSRACNHEPFSTQHHLSISNHSQPLIQNQTASNIPLRGSQETHQPTEIHDIVFGIAASAKLWEKRKNYIKIWFKPQEMRGIVWLDNAVKTRETNGLPPVKISGDTSSFAYTNRQGHRSAIRISRIVSETLRLGLENVRWFVMGDDDTVFITENLVRVLRKYDHNQFYYIGSLSESHLQNIYFSYGMAYGGGGFAISYPLAKALNKMQDRCIQRYPGLYGSDDRMQACMAELGVPLTKESGFHQYDVYGNLFGLLAAHPVTPLVSLHHLDVVEPIFPNVTRVQALQQLMVPMKLDSAGLMQQSICYDKSKSWTISVSWGFAVQIFRGVFSPREIEMPSRTFLNWYKRADYTAYAFNTRPVSRNPCQKPFVFYMSKARFDSSLNLTVTEYARHRIPHPACKWKMADPTNLDMVVVYKKPDPHMWDRSPRRKCCRVINSKKKGSITIDVGVCREGEVSEI; this is translated from the exons ATGAAGGTAACAAATCAGAAAGATTCAGAGAAAATAATTTGGGATCATATGAGAAGCCCATCTGGGAACCACTTTTCCGGACCTGGTTCGCAGACGCGAATCCTACCTAAGCTCATGGTTTGGCTGATCCTATTCGTTTCACTCACCTATGTTGCTTACACTCTCAAGCTGGTCGCCACTTCACGAGCCTGCAATCACGAGCCTTTCTCTACCCAACATCATCTCTCAATCTCTAATCATTCTCAGCCCTTGATTCAAAATCAAACGGCTTCAAACATTCCCCTGAGAGGCAGTCAAGAAACCCATCAGCCGACGGAGATTCACGACATAGTTTTTGGCATCGCTGCCTCGGCAAAGCTGTGggaaaagaggaagaactatatcAAGATTTGGTTTAAACCTCAGGAAATGCGAGGCATTGTGTGGTTAGATAATGCCGTCAAGACTCGTGAAACGAACGGGTTACCCCCGGTTAAAATCTCCGGCGATACTTCCAGTTTCGCTTACACGAATCGCCAGGGCCATCGGTCAGCGATACGGATCTCGAGGATCGTATCCGAAACTCTGCGTCTCGGCCTCGAAAATGTGCGGTGGTTCGTGATGGGGGACGATGACACTGTTTTTATCACGGAGAATCTGGTTAGAGTGCTGAGGAAGTATGATCATAATCAGTTTTATTATATCGGGAGCTTATCGGAGTCCCATTTGCAAAACATCTATTTCTCTTATGGAATGGCCTATGGCGGCGGTGGGTTTGCCATAAGCTATCCATTAGCAAAAGCGCTCAATAAAATGCAAGATAGGTGTATACAGAGGTATCCTGGACTGTACGGATCCGATGATAGAATGCAGGCTTGTATGGCTGAACTCGGTGTACCACTCACCAAGGAATCCGGATTTCACCAG TATGATGTGTATGGAAACCTGTTCGGACTCCTTGCTGCTCATCCGGTTACACCTTTGGTCTCATTGCATCACCTTGATGTGGTTGAGCCCATTTTCCCTAATGTCACTCGAGTTCAAGCACTTCAACAGCTAATGGTGCCTATGAAGCTGGACTCTGCAGGGCTAATGCAACAATCCATCTGCTATGATAAATCTAAGAGCTGGACCATTTCTGTTTCATGGGGCTTTGCAGTTCAAATTTTCCGTGGAGTCTTTTCGCCTCGAGAAATAGAAATGCCTTCAAGAACATTTTTGAATTGGTATAAAAGGGCAGATTACACAGCATATGCATTCAACACTCGACCAGTTAGCCGAAACCCTTGCCAAAAACCCTTTGTATTTTACATGTCAAAGGCAAGATTTGATTCTTCACTGAATTTAACAGTGACCGAGTATGCCAGGCATCGTATCCCTCACCCTGCATGCAAGTGGAAGATGGCTGATCCTACTAATCTTGATATGGTTGTGGTTTATAAGAAGCCTGACCCTCACATGTGGGATAGA TCTCCAAGAAGAAAGTGTTGCAGGGTGATCAACTCAAAGAAGAAAGGAAGCATTACGATCGATGTGGGTGTATGTAGGGAAGGTGAGGTCAGTGAAATATAG